One genomic region from Nocardia vinacea encodes:
- a CDS encoding phosphatase PAP2 family protein, producing the protein MPSAPQPPEVKIINAVQATIGTKPEVIKAARGMSHFGEHALGWIGIAAAGWLVDKPRRRQWAGVAVGAVGAHAASIVIKRIVRRPRPNDPSVQVNVSTPSKLSFPSSHATSTTAAAVLLGRLTGLPLPAVLVPPMLLSRVVLGVHYPSDVLAGSALGAASAAVVLAAEKRLDSDRTRKDLG; encoded by the coding sequence GTGCCGTCGGCGCCGCAGCCGCCCGAGGTCAAGATCATCAACGCGGTCCAGGCGACCATCGGCACCAAGCCCGAGGTGATCAAGGCCGCGCGCGGTATGTCGCATTTCGGTGAGCACGCGCTCGGCTGGATCGGCATTGCGGCCGCGGGCTGGCTCGTCGACAAACCGCGGCGCCGGCAGTGGGCCGGGGTCGCGGTCGGCGCGGTCGGCGCGCACGCGGCATCGATCGTCATCAAGCGCATCGTCCGGCGTCCGCGCCCGAATGATCCATCGGTGCAGGTCAACGTCTCGACGCCGAGCAAGCTGAGCTTCCCGTCCTCACATGCGACCTCGACCACGGCAGCGGCGGTGTTGCTCGGCAGACTGACCGGGCTACCCTTGCCTGCGGTGCTCGTCCCACCGATGTTGCTCTCCCGGGTTGTGCTCGGGGTGCACTATCCCTCCGACGTGCTCGCCGGTTCCGCGCTCGGCGCCGCGTCCGCCGCTGTTGTGCTTGCCGCCGAAAAGAGACTCGATAGTGACCGCACAAGAAAAGACCTTGGTTGA
- a CDS encoding alpha/beta hydrolase, with amino-acid sequence MRSVRWQRRPGSSASSSAGAARGSWTKKWVLGVATAMLLPLGVSIAGSGATASAGFNPAAFDFWVDSPVMGPIKSRVLRAADGNTNRVVYVLDGQRAPESLNGWEIETNVPEILASWNINVVLPVGGMSSFYADWNAPSNFFGVTPGSMGSSTGSGVTEAFMAGPGKSYRYDWETFLTQQLRPALRDRLGFNPNRNGVFGLSMGGSAALTLAAYHPDQFSFAGSFSGYLNISAPGMREAIRTAMVDAGGYNVDSMAPPWGPQWLRMDPFVFAPRLIGNGTRVWVAAGSGLPMSDDVNIPFPVAADRVIRGAPLEALALANTRAFQVRMMSLGAQNVVYSFPPAGLHAWTNWQDEAYRMIPDMSANIG; translated from the coding sequence ATGCGAAGTGTGCGCTGGCAACGTAGGCCCGGAAGCTCGGCCAGTTCCTCGGCCGGAGCGGCCAGGGGTTCCTGGACGAAGAAATGGGTGCTCGGTGTGGCGACGGCAATGCTGTTGCCGCTCGGGGTCTCCATCGCGGGCAGTGGCGCCACCGCATCGGCGGGCTTCAACCCGGCGGCCTTCGACTTCTGGGTCGATTCCCCGGTGATGGGTCCGATCAAGAGCCGGGTACTGCGCGCGGCGGACGGCAATACCAACCGTGTCGTCTATGTGCTCGACGGCCAACGTGCGCCGGAATCACTCAATGGCTGGGAGATCGAGACCAACGTCCCCGAGATTCTCGCGAGCTGGAATATCAACGTGGTCTTGCCGGTCGGCGGCATGTCGAGCTTCTACGCGGACTGGAATGCGCCGAGTAACTTCTTCGGCGTCACGCCGGGTTCGATGGGTTCGTCCACCGGATCCGGTGTGACGGAAGCCTTTATGGCAGGACCCGGGAAGAGCTATCGCTACGACTGGGAAACGTTCCTGACCCAGCAATTGCGACCGGCACTGCGGGATCGCTTGGGCTTCAATCCGAATCGCAATGGTGTGTTCGGGTTGTCGATGGGTGGCAGTGCCGCCCTGACGCTGGCGGCCTATCACCCGGACCAGTTCAGCTTCGCCGGTTCGTTCTCGGGCTACCTCAATATTTCGGCGCCGGGCATGCGGGAGGCGATTCGGACGGCGATGGTCGACGCGGGCGGCTACAACGTGGACTCGATGGCGCCGCCGTGGGGCCCGCAGTGGCTGCGGATGGATCCGTTCGTCTTCGCACCGCGCTTGATCGGGAACGGCACCCGGGTGTGGGTCGCCGCCGGTAGTGGGCTGCCGATGTCCGACGATGTGAACATCCCGTTTCCGGTGGCCGCGGACCGGGTCATCAGGGGTGCGCCGCTCGAGGCGCTCGCCTTGGCGAACACCAGGGCATTTCAGGTCCGCATGATGTCGTTGGGGGCGCAGAACGTGGTGTATTCGTTTCCGCCCGCCGGTCTGCATGCGTGGACCAACTGGCAGGACGAGGCCTATCGGATGATTCCGGACATGTCCGCCAATATCGGCTGA
- a CDS encoding cutinase family protein, translated as MSVRSSASRRSRKPAGCLLFIGLVVLVVVIALLLWFVLAGPLRKPKPGPKPPPTPPTSQPAWCPDVQMISIPGTWESNSNDDPHNPTANPISLMLNVSGPVSQQFPEGRLDVYTVPYIAQFSNPIAIPPDGQQSYNNSRSEGWQRAQDAMANRYRDCPLTTYVVAGFSQGAVIAGDIANQIGAGKGPVPADKVLGVTLIADGRRTGDNGPGQAIQIGTAPTGVGAEVSLNGLKVPGITMTGARSGGFGSLADRTYTICAPGDMICDSPRDALSPLNMVGSVLTLVRAVGNPVHSLYNGYVVDGDGTTATQWTVNWANGLIEGAPHPAHS; from the coding sequence GTGAGTGTGCGCAGTTCGGCGTCCCGCCGGTCCCGAAAACCGGCGGGGTGCTTGCTCTTCATCGGTCTGGTAGTGCTCGTCGTCGTCATCGCGCTGCTGCTGTGGTTCGTGCTCGCCGGACCGCTGCGCAAGCCGAAGCCCGGTCCGAAGCCGCCGCCGACACCGCCGACCTCCCAGCCTGCCTGGTGTCCCGATGTGCAGATGATTTCGATACCCGGTACCTGGGAATCGAACAGCAACGACGATCCGCACAATCCGACGGCCAATCCGATTTCGTTGATGCTCAACGTCTCCGGGCCGGTATCGCAGCAGTTCCCGGAGGGACGGCTCGATGTCTACACCGTTCCGTACATCGCGCAGTTCTCCAATCCGATCGCGATTCCGCCGGACGGCCAGCAGTCGTACAACAACAGCCGTTCCGAGGGCTGGCAGCGCGCGCAGGACGCGATGGCGAATCGGTATCGCGACTGTCCGCTGACCACCTATGTGGTCGCCGGGTTCTCTCAGGGCGCGGTGATCGCGGGCGATATCGCCAACCAGATCGGCGCGGGCAAGGGACCGGTACCCGCGGACAAGGTGCTCGGCGTCACGCTGATCGCCGACGGCCGCCGCACCGGTGACAACGGACCGGGCCAGGCCATCCAGATCGGCACCGCGCCCACCGGAGTCGGCGCCGAGGTCTCGCTCAACGGGTTGAAGGTGCCCGGGATCACGATGACCGGTGCGCGTTCGGGTGGGTTCGGCTCGCTTGCCGATCGCACCTACACCATCTGCGCGCCCGGCGACATGATCTGCGATTCGCCGCGCGATGCGTTGAGTCCCCTGAACATGGTCGGCAGCGTGCTGACCCTGGTCCGCGCGGTCGGTAACCCGGTGCACAGCCTCTACAACGGCTACGTGGTGGACGGCGATGGCACCACCGCGACACAGTGGACGGTGAACTGGGCCAACGGTTTGATCGAAGGAGCGCCACATCCGGCGCATTCGTGA
- a CDS encoding alpha/beta hydrolase family protein, with the protein MSLAILLPLGVSVAGPAGSASAAFNPDGFDFWVDSSMGPIKSRIFRAADGNTGRVVYALDGMRARGDLSGWEIETEVARELTKWNINVVMPVGGPSSFYADWNAPGNFLGLSTGSSGSANGSSSGSAMTGSSGWNETLGKSNTYKWETFLTSDLRNALRDRLGFSPTRNGVFGLSMGGSAALTLSAYHPDQFVYAGSYSGYLNISAPGMREALRVAMISAGGYNIDAMAPPWGPQWLRMDPFVFAPQLIRNNTRLWVAAGSALPGASDASSPIDVIQGTPLEALALVNTRAFQVRMATLGAQNVTYSFPSVGIHNWHNWESEVYRMIPDLSANIG; encoded by the coding sequence ATGTCGCTGGCTATCTTGCTGCCGCTCGGGGTGTCAGTAGCAGGTCCGGCGGGTTCCGCGTCGGCTGCATTCAACCCGGACGGTTTCGATTTCTGGGTCGACTCCAGCATGGGGCCGATCAAGTCGCGGATCTTCCGCGCCGCGGACGGCAATACCGGCCGCGTGGTCTATGCGCTGGACGGTATGCGGGCCCGCGGTGACCTGAGCGGCTGGGAGATCGAGACCGAGGTCGCCCGTGAGCTGACCAAGTGGAATATCAATGTGGTCATGCCGGTCGGCGGCCCGTCCAGCTTCTACGCGGACTGGAACGCGCCGGGTAACTTCCTCGGCCTGAGCACCGGTTCGTCGGGTTCGGCCAACGGTTCGTCCTCCGGGTCCGCGATGACCGGCTCCTCGGGTTGGAACGAGACCCTCGGCAAGTCGAACACCTACAAGTGGGAGACCTTCCTGACCAGCGATCTGCGCAATGCCCTGCGTGATCGCCTTGGCTTCAGCCCGACCCGCAACGGTGTCTTCGGCCTGTCCATGGGCGGCAGCGCCGCGCTGACGCTCTCGGCCTACCACCCGGACCAGTTCGTCTATGCCGGTTCGTACTCCGGCTACCTGAACATCTCCGCGCCGGGTATGCGCGAGGCGCTGCGCGTCGCGATGATCAGCGCGGGCGGCTACAACATCGACGCGATGGCGCCGCCGTGGGGCCCGCAGTGGCTGCGCATGGATCCGTTCGTCTTCGCGCCGCAGCTGATCCGGAACAACACCAGGCTCTGGGTGGCCGCCGGCAGCGCACTGCCCGGTGCGTCCGACGCGAGCTCGCCGATCGATGTCATCCAGGGCACGCCGCTGGAGGCGCTCGCACTGGTCAACACCCGGGCCTTCCAGGTCCGGATGGCGACGCTGGGTGCGCAGAATGTCACCTACAGCTTCCCGTCCGTCGGCATCCACAACTGGCACAACTGGGAGTCCGAGGTCTACCGCATGATCCCGGATCTCTCCGCCAATATCGGGTAA
- the zomB gene encoding flagellar motor control protein ZomB: MVEGVERTEQVTEEPAEGPARSALRFATLSRATFVGGIALSVALFSVGAWQRRWIADDGLIVLRTVRNLLAGNGPVFNEGERVETNTSTAWTYLVWFFSWLTRARLEYVVLGVALTVSMLAIVFAMLGAARLWGGTKSALLLPAGVFVYIALPPARDYATSGLESGLVICWLGLLWWQLLRWTQTERVKLPALFGLVFLAGLAPLIRPEMTLVGALSLLMIFLAPMPQSRLHPIVLRGLIVAAAGLVPMCYQVWRMGYYGLPYPNTAVAKDAGGAKWGQGFKYLWDLVGPYYLWLPLLVLLVLGVVAGRSARADKATDERGWTVRRVREWLHSPSAVVALMLGSGFVLTIYALRVGGDFMHGRMLLPQLFCLLLPVAVVPIRLPEGGLRAVTAKDWSFAVITLALLGTAGWALFAANTTAIKSGTKISASGIVDERVYYVLNTGHDHPILAEDYMDYPRVRAMVNNIAETPDGGLLLNSPSFMFWYIAPPPQPIPDGGAGHTVYFLNLGMTSMNVPLDVRVIDQMGLAYPLAAHTDRLTDGRIGHDKSLYPDWVVVDTGMVDRHPWMPWYMDEKWVTQARTAMSCPDTVALNISYRDPLTWARFKHNLIHALHFAKYRIDRVPKYEIERCGLVDPYPQPQR, encoded by the coding sequence CTGGTAGAGGGAGTGGAGCGAACAGAACAAGTGACGGAGGAGCCGGCCGAAGGGCCGGCTCGTTCGGCCTTGCGGTTCGCCACGCTATCCCGAGCAACCTTCGTCGGTGGGATCGCGCTCAGCGTCGCACTATTCTCGGTCGGCGCCTGGCAGCGACGCTGGATCGCCGACGACGGCCTCATCGTGCTGCGCACGGTGCGGAATCTGTTGGCGGGCAACGGGCCGGTCTTCAACGAGGGCGAGCGCGTCGAGACCAACACCAGTACCGCATGGACCTATCTGGTGTGGTTCTTCAGTTGGCTCACCAGGGCCAGGCTGGAGTACGTCGTACTCGGCGTCGCGCTGACGGTGTCGATGCTGGCGATCGTCTTCGCCATGCTCGGCGCCGCGCGGCTGTGGGGCGGCACCAAATCGGCGCTACTGCTGCCGGCGGGCGTATTCGTCTACATCGCTCTGCCGCCCGCTCGTGACTACGCCACCTCCGGTCTGGAGAGCGGTCTGGTCATCTGCTGGCTGGGTCTGCTGTGGTGGCAACTGTTGCGCTGGACTCAGACCGAGCGGGTGAAGCTGCCCGCGCTGTTCGGGCTGGTGTTTCTCGCCGGACTCGCACCGCTGATCCGTCCGGAGATGACGCTGGTCGGCGCGCTGTCGCTGCTGATGATCTTCCTGGCCCCGATGCCGCAGTCCCGGCTGCATCCGATCGTGTTGCGCGGCTTGATCGTTGCCGCCGCCGGACTGGTGCCGATGTGCTACCAGGTCTGGCGGATGGGCTACTACGGCCTGCCCTATCCGAATACCGCGGTCGCCAAGGACGCGGGCGGCGCCAAGTGGGGACAGGGCTTCAAATACCTCTGGGATCTGGTCGGTCCGTACTACCTGTGGTTACCGCTGCTGGTACTGCTGGTGCTCGGCGTGGTCGCGGGCCGCTCGGCGCGTGCCGACAAGGCGACCGACGAGCGCGGCTGGACGGTGCGCCGGGTCCGCGAATGGCTGCACTCGCCGAGCGCGGTGGTCGCGCTCATGTTGGGCAGCGGATTCGTTCTTACGATCTACGCCCTGCGCGTCGGGGGTGACTTCATGCACGGCAGGATGCTGCTGCCGCAGCTGTTCTGCCTGCTGCTGCCGGTCGCCGTGGTGCCGATTCGGCTGCCCGAGGGCGGTCTGCGCGCGGTGACCGCGAAGGATTGGTCCTTCGCGGTGATCACGCTCGCGCTGCTCGGCACCGCGGGTTGGGCGCTGTTCGCGGCTAATACCACGGCCATCAAGTCCGGCACCAAGATCAGTGCCTCTGGCATCGTCGACGAGCGCGTCTACTACGTCCTCAATACCGGACACGACCATCCGATCCTGGCCGAGGACTACATGGACTACCCACGCGTGCGGGCCATGGTGAACAACATCGCCGAAACCCCCGACGGCGGCCTGCTGCTGAACTCGCCGTCGTTCATGTTCTGGTACATCGCGCCCCCGCCGCAGCCGATTCCCGACGGCGGCGCCGGGCATACCGTCTACTTCCTCAATCTCGGCATGACCAGCATGAACGTCCCGCTGGACGTGCGCGTCATCGACCAGATGGGCCTGGCCTATCCGCTGGCCGCGCACACCGACCGGCTCACCGACGGCCGGATCGGCCACGACAAGAGCCTGTATCCGGACTGGGTCGTGGTGGATACCGGCATGGTCGACCGGCATCCGTGGATGCCCTGGTACATGGACGAGAAGTGGGTCACCCAGGCGCGTACCGCCATGAGCTGCCCGGACACCGTGGCACTGAATATCTCTTACCGTGATCCGCTCACCTGGGCTCGCTTCAAGCACAACCTGATCCACGCACTGCACTTCGCGAAATATCGGATCGATCGCGTGCCGAAGTACGAGATCGAGCGGTGCGGGCTGGTGGATCCATATCCTCAACCGCAAAGGTGA
- a CDS encoding DUF732 domain-containing protein: MHRTRGKVIGVVVGIAATGLLAACGNNDSTVSSTPTLSHTTTAAATTSASTSAGATGQPTEAPETPADTATPERPQPVPTNAAPGDTSKLTDKDKKFLDALKAAGITPSSPDIALSIGTYVCQGVAANASDQDLMTFATAMAGSDPSFDPAKMPVEQAGKIYIDTAKATYCQ; this comes from the coding sequence ATGCATCGGACCCGCGGAAAGGTTATCGGCGTAGTCGTGGGGATCGCCGCTACCGGCTTGCTCGCCGCCTGTGGCAATAACGATTCGACTGTGTCGAGCACGCCGACGCTGTCCCACACCACGACGGCGGCGGCAACGACCTCCGCCTCGACCAGCGCCGGTGCAACCGGTCAGCCGACGGAGGCACCCGAGACGCCTGCCGATACGGCGACGCCGGAGCGCCCGCAGCCCGTCCCGACCAATGCCGCACCTGGTGACACGTCGAAGCTCACCGATAAGGACAAGAAGTTCCTCGACGCACTCAAGGCCGCGGGTATTACCCCGTCCAGCCCGGATATCGCGCTGAGCATCGGAACCTACGTCTGCCAGGGCGTCGCGGCGAATGCCTCCGATCAGGATCTGATGACCTTCGCTACCGCGATGGCCGGATCGGATCCGTCCTTCGATCCGGCGAAGATGCCGGTGGAGCAGGCCGGCAAGATCTACATCGATACGGCTAAGGCGACGTACTGCCAGTGA
- a CDS encoding alpha/beta hydrolase-fold protein, giving the protein MLATAIAIPLASGLSPSTAPANAQPAATPAVGATVQRVVWLTDRRVALWINSPSMATPIQVQLLLARDWNTHPEARFPALFMLDGLRATDEESGWTHDAGAVDFYADKNVTVVLPVGGQSSFYSDWLQPDNGRNYKWETFLTKELPLLLESQWRTTDVRGMEGISMGGTAAMFLAGRNPNFAKYAASYSGVLTTTTLGMPQAIQYAMHDAGGFDSSAMWGPPGGPEWEGHDPYALADKLKGVSLYISSGNGSIGPFDQASGIPGVSTNYAGMGLEILSRLTSQNFVTKLGKLSIPAQVNYRPSGTHSWPYWDFEMRQSWPQAAAALGVDPNKPACQTGGAIAALASGNGWLGECLTGEYQVAGGTAQDFKGGRVFYSQADGAHAVGGMIGGGYQAALGPGGALGLPTDDERGLPDGRGRMQAFQNGLLYWTPRTGAQVVRGAILDEWGRQGFERGPAGYPTGPETKAPNRDGTVQSFENGPFYYSAKTGVHHVQGMILGKYAELGYENSQLGFPIADEALSKDFGRYGKFEGGNIYWSPLSGAWPVRSGPIMDMWSVVGYENGRLGYPTSDEFAVPGGIQQNFQTGFITVRDGKPEVHGI; this is encoded by the coding sequence ATGCTCGCCACCGCCATCGCGATCCCACTCGCCTCAGGGCTTTCCCCGAGCACCGCACCCGCAAACGCCCAACCCGCCGCCACACCGGCTGTCGGCGCGACGGTGCAGCGGGTGGTGTGGCTCACCGATCGGCGGGTGGCGCTGTGGATCAATTCGCCATCGATGGCCACACCCATCCAGGTGCAGCTGCTGCTGGCCCGGGATTGGAACACGCACCCGGAGGCCAGGTTCCCGGCCCTGTTCATGCTCGACGGTCTGCGCGCCACCGATGAGGAGAGCGGCTGGACCCACGACGCCGGTGCGGTGGATTTCTACGCCGATAAGAACGTCACGGTGGTGCTGCCGGTCGGCGGCCAGTCCAGCTTCTACTCCGACTGGCTGCAGCCGGACAACGGCCGCAACTACAAATGGGAAACCTTCCTGACCAAGGAACTTCCGCTGCTGCTGGAGAGTCAGTGGCGGACCACGGATGTGCGTGGCATGGAAGGCATTTCGATGGGCGGTACGGCCGCGATGTTCCTGGCCGGGCGCAATCCGAATTTCGCGAAATACGCCGCGTCGTACTCCGGTGTGCTGACCACGACCACCCTCGGCATGCCGCAGGCGATCCAGTACGCCATGCACGATGCGGGCGGATTCGATTCGTCCGCCATGTGGGGTCCGCCGGGCGGTCCGGAGTGGGAGGGCCACGACCCATATGCGTTGGCGGACAAGCTCAAGGGCGTCAGCCTGTATATCTCCAGTGGTAACGGCTCGATCGGACCGTTCGACCAGGCCAGCGGCATTCCCGGGGTCAGCACCAATTACGCGGGCATGGGGTTGGAAATCCTATCCCGGCTGACCTCGCAGAACTTCGTGACCAAACTCGGCAAGCTATCCATCCCCGCCCAGGTGAATTACCGTCCCTCCGGCACACATTCGTGGCCGTACTGGGATTTCGAAATGCGCCAGTCCTGGCCGCAGGCCGCCGCCGCGCTCGGGGTCGATCCGAACAAACCGGCCTGCCAGACCGGGGGCGCGATCGCCGCCTTGGCGAGCGGCAACGGCTGGCTCGGCGAATGCCTCACCGGTGAGTACCAGGTGGCGGGCGGTACCGCGCAGGACTTCAAGGGCGGCCGGGTCTTCTATTCGCAGGCCGACGGCGCGCACGCGGTCGGGGGCATGATCGGCGGTGGCTACCAGGCCGCGCTCGGCCCGGGCGGTGCGCTCGGCCTGCCCACCGATGACGAACGCGGGCTGCCGGACGGCCGTGGACGCATGCAGGCCTTCCAGAACGGCCTGCTCTACTGGACCCCGCGGACCGGCGCCCAGGTGGTGCGCGGCGCGATTCTCGACGAATGGGGTAGGCAGGGCTTCGAGCGCGGCCCGGCCGGATATCCCACCGGGCCGGAGACCAAGGCCCCCAATAGGGACGGTACGGTCCAGTCCTTCGAAAACGGTCCGTTCTACTACAGCGCGAAGACCGGTGTGCATCATGTGCAGGGAATGATCCTGGGCAAGTACGCCGAATTGGGTTATGAGAACAGCCAACTCGGCTTCCCCATCGCCGACGAGGCCCTGAGTAAGGATTTCGGCCGCTACGGGAAGTTCGAGGGCGGAAATATCTACTGGAGCCCGCTGTCGGGTGCGTGGCCGGTGCGTTCGGGTCCGATCATGGATATGTGGTCGGTGGTCGGCTACGAGAACGGCAGGCTCGGGTATCCGACGAGTGACGAGTTCGCCGTTCCCGGGGGCATCCAGCAGAATTTCCAGACCGGATTCATTACGGTGCGCGATGGCAAACCCGAAGTCCACGGCATTTAA
- a CDS encoding alpha/beta hydrolase family protein: MRFGRAAAPKRTKSGRRGTPRGWRNRILAVGAAALALPIAAGVTGPTVALAAPMHGPALRTPSGGFEDLMVPSQMGPIKVQVQWAARGGNAALYLLDGLRARDDRNAWSFETNALQQFGNDNISLIMPVGGQSSFYADWYSPSNTNGQKTTYKWETFLTKELPAFLEGYGVSRTNNAVVGLSMGGSAALALAAYHRDQFKYAASYSGYLNISAPGMREAIRIAMLDAGRYNVDSMAAPWSSQWLRMDPFVFAPQLKGLPMYISAASGLPGQYDNPNSAVGYFNTANGMALEALSLVNTRAFQSRLASLGIPATFDFPAAGTHSWKYWEGELWNSHNGILDATGGW; encoded by the coding sequence ATGCGTTTCGGCAGGGCGGCCGCGCCGAAGAGAACCAAGTCGGGACGGCGAGGCACCCCTCGTGGTTGGCGGAATCGAATTCTGGCTGTCGGTGCGGCGGCGTTGGCGCTACCGATCGCCGCAGGCGTGACGGGCCCGACCGTTGCTTTGGCCGCGCCGATGCACGGCCCCGCGCTGCGGACGCCGTCGGGTGGCTTCGAGGATCTGATGGTCCCGTCGCAGATGGGTCCGATCAAGGTCCAGGTGCAGTGGGCGGCGCGCGGCGGTAACGCGGCGCTGTATCTGCTCGACGGCTTGCGGGCACGTGACGACCGCAATGCGTGGTCGTTCGAGACGAACGCCCTCCAGCAGTTCGGCAACGACAACATCTCGCTGATCATGCCGGTCGGCGGCCAGTCGAGTTTCTATGCCGACTGGTACAGCCCGAGCAACACCAACGGGCAGAAGACCACCTACAAGTGGGAGACCTTCCTGACCAAGGAACTCCCCGCCTTCCTCGAGGGCTACGGTGTGTCGCGCACGAACAACGCGGTTGTCGGCCTCTCGATGGGTGGCTCGGCCGCGCTGGCACTGGCCGCCTACCACCGCGACCAGTTCAAGTACGCCGCGTCCTACTCCGGCTACCTGAACATCTCCGCGCCGGGCATGCGTGAGGCGATCCGCATCGCGATGCTGGACGCGGGCCGCTACAACGTCGACTCGATGGCTGCGCCGTGGAGCTCGCAGTGGCTGCGGATGGACCCGTTCGTGTTCGCACCGCAGCTCAAGGGTCTGCCGATGTACATCTCGGCGGCCAGCGGTCTGCCGGGCCAGTACGACAACCCGAACTCGGCCGTCGGCTACTTCAACACCGCCAACGGTATGGCGCTGGAGGCGCTGTCGCTGGTGAACACCCGCGCGTTCCAGTCTCGGCTGGCCTCGCTCGGCATTCCGGCCACGTTCGACTTCCCGGCCGCGGGTACCCACTCGTGGAAGTACTGGGAGGGTGAGCTGTGGAACTCCCACAACGGCATCCTCGACGCCACCGGCGGTTGGTGA
- a CDS encoding decaprenyl-phosphate phosphoribosyltransferase — protein MSEEPTSTDLAEAVVKGPPKTLAGGLFKAVRPRQWVKNVLVLAAPLAAGPDTATDLAVLGHVGLAFVVFCMAASGIYLVNDALDVEADRAHPTKRYRPIAAGVVPVNLAYLLSVVLLLGSIAGSFLASWHLAVVMTVYIGIQLAYCFGLKHQAVLDICIVSSGFLLRAVAGGAAANIDLSQWFLLIMAFGSLFMAAGKRYAELQIALSTGAKIRKSLEYYTPTYLRFIWTLAATAVVVFYGLWAFQQDSLKHTNWFAISMIPFTIAILRYAVDVDGGEAGEPEEIALGDRILQFLAIAWIGAVGVAVYLT, from the coding sequence ATGAGTGAAGAGCCGACCAGTACGGACCTAGCCGAAGCAGTAGTCAAGGGCCCGCCCAAGACACTGGCGGGCGGGCTGTTCAAGGCGGTCCGCCCGCGTCAGTGGGTCAAGAACGTGCTGGTGCTCGCCGCACCGCTGGCAGCCGGTCCCGATACGGCCACCGACCTGGCCGTGCTCGGACACGTCGGGCTCGCCTTCGTGGTCTTCTGCATGGCGGCCTCGGGCATCTACCTGGTCAACGACGCGCTCGACGTGGAAGCCGACCGGGCGCACCCGACCAAGCGATACCGCCCGATCGCCGCGGGCGTGGTCCCGGTGAATCTGGCCTACCTGCTCTCAGTGGTGCTGCTGCTCGGCTCGATCGCCGGATCGTTCCTGGCCTCCTGGCATCTGGCCGTGGTGATGACCGTCTACATCGGCATCCAGCTGGCCTACTGCTTCGGCCTCAAGCACCAGGCGGTGCTGGACATCTGCATCGTGTCCTCCGGCTTCCTGCTGCGCGCGGTCGCCGGTGGTGCGGCCGCGAATATCGACCTGTCGCAATGGTTCCTGCTGATCATGGCGTTCGGCTCGCTGTTCATGGCCGCGGGTAAGCGCTATGCGGAACTCCAGATCGCGCTGAGCACCGGCGCCAAGATCCGCAAGTCGCTGGAGTACTACACACCGACATATCTGCGCTTCATCTGGACTCTCGCCGCGACCGCGGTGGTGGTGTTCTACGGTCTGTGGGCGTTCCAACAGGACAGCCTCAAGCACACCAACTGGTTCGCAATCTCGATGATTCCGTTTACGATCGCAATCCTGCGTTACGCGGTCGACGTCGATGGTGGCGAGGCCGGTGAACCCGAAGAGATCGCGCTGGGGGATCGCATCCTCCAGTTCCTCGCAATCGCCTGGATCGGAGCGGTAGGTGTCGCTGTCTATCTCACCTGA